TCTTACTGAGAGATTATTTCGCCTGGAAGTGATCCAGCAATCTTTTACTTCTGAAACGCATCACGAATTATCAAGCAGACTTGATGAGGTGGTTGTAGGACTCAGAACCCGCAGGGATAATTTGATGGAAGGTAAAATGGATCCTGAGGAACTTCAATCGGACACGAATCAATATCTTACTGACTTGAAAGTTGTTAAACTTATCAACGACGCAGAACTGGTTCACAAAAATTTTATCGCTTCATCAGCACGGGAACAGCTAAAAAAATAGCTCCGACGAGATTTTATTTCACCTGCAAATTTGATTTTCTTGTCATTTTATGGAAATTTCCAGCTCGGCTGCACCGACTATATTCATAGAAGACGAATGTTGAGCAAAAACTATTAGTGCAGCGTTTTTAAAAACCATTTCCGGCGGAACGATAATCGTCATTTCGCTTTGGCCTTTGACTTTAGTGTTTTGAAAAGCGCGGACGACATTATGGTGTTTCAGTGTTCTTCCTGCATTTTCTCCGCGTCTGATTTCCCTTGACAGCCCGCGTTCTACAACGGCAAAATTCAGAACCATGTCTGCAAGAAAATTGTCAACGGCGTAGATTACCTTAATTGTGCTGTCATTTATAATAAAACATCCTTTTAGGTCGATTCGAACTTCAGCTTGTCTGCTTAATGCATATTTGACGGCCGTTTCTGCTCGAGAGCGATTGGAGCCGACAAACTCCGTCGAACCGTTCACAATCATTTGCGGCGTATACACGCTTTGCAGTGAAAACACTTCACCGTAGCGGGACTGGCGCTGAGTATACTCTTTTTTGCTATAATCGTCTTTCCAACCAAGATAATTCCAATAATCAACATGATAGGCCAAGACATAAAC
The sequence above is drawn from the bacterium genome and encodes:
- a CDS encoding DUF1223 domain-containing protein, whose protein sequence is MKTNFLFIGSIALFVTSAIYVSMVFVPAQSDKAGDVIPTTFAVVELFTSEGCSSCPAADEILGKLHSEYKENNLPVYVLAYHVDYWNYLGWKDDYSKKEYTQRQSRYGEVFSLQSVYTPQMIVNGSTEFVGSNRSRAETAVKYALSRQAEVRIDLKGCFIINDSTIKVIYAVDNFLADMVLNFAVVERGLSREIRRGENAGRTLKHHNVVRAFQNTKVKGQSEMTIIVPPEMVFKNAALIVFAQHSSSMNIVGAAELEISIK